A genomic region of Alnus glutinosa chromosome 11, dhAlnGlut1.1, whole genome shotgun sequence contains the following coding sequences:
- the LOC133882002 gene encoding serine/threonine-protein kinase-like protein At5g23170 has translation MKGYDYEELVKATESFSAARLIGRGSDGSVYKATLKDSKLVAIKKPSHDKSKLDNEILVLSSLRENPHVIRRLGTSHDSSTNNDVKLLVMELMPNGSLHDLLHVSAAPPTWPKRMQIAMQIARAVQFLHEGKPSVIHRDIKSANILFDSNWNAKLADFGLAVLLRFDSPRLPSQPAGTIGYLDPCYTTPDKLSTRNDVFSFGVVLLELISGRKAIDICRAPASIVEWATPLIEEQRVSEILDARISFPSSYMEATILQMLCIAARCVSSNEEVRPSIGEIVENLVVQRLRFPIWTSLLRTVILLRRPRKLASRWQQTRCAADQGDFPSRVSSGGLLLKEVLGDLSE, from the coding sequence ATGAAAGGATATGACTATGAAGAGCTTGTAAAGGCGACGGAGAGCTTCTCCGCCGCGAGACTCATCGGCAGAGGAAGCGACGGATCAGTCTACAAAGCCACTCTCAAAGACAGCAAACTCGTCGCCATAAAGAAGCCGTCTCACGACAAGTCAAAACTCGACAACGAAATACTCGTATTATCGTCTCTGCGAGAAAACCCACACGTCATCCGCCGTCTCGGAACGAGTCACGACTCCTCGACCAACAACGACGTTAAACTCCTCGTCATGGAACTCATGCCCAACGGCTCTCTCCACGACTTGCTTCACGTTTCCGCCGCACCGCCGACGTGGCCCAAACGCATGCAAATCGCCATGCAAATCGCCCGGGCGGTCCAGTTTCTTCACGAGGGGAAGCCTTCGGTCATCCACAGGGATATCAAGTCCGCAAACATTTTGTTCGATTCAAACTGGAATGCGAAGCTGGCAGATTTCGGACTCGCTGTTCTTCTCCGATTCGACTCGCCTAGACTGCCTAGTCAACCCGCCGGCACTATCGGGTACTTGGATCCTTGTTACACCACGCCCGACAAACTCAGCACCAGAAACGACGTGTTCAGCTTCGGAGTCGTGTTGTTGGAGCTTATCAGCGGGAGGAAAGCCATCGATATTTGCAGGGCTCCGGCTTCCATCGTGGAGTGGGCAACACCATTGATCGAAGAGCAACGCGTGTCAGAAATTCTCGACGCGAGGATCTCGTTTCCCAGTTCTTACATGGAGGCCACGATACTACAGATGCTATGTATAGCAGCGCGCTGCGTGTCGTCGAACGAAGAGGTTCGTCCTTCAATCGGAGAAATCGTGGAAAATCTTGTCGTCCAGCGGCTTAGATTTCCCATCTGGACGAGCCTTTTGCGGACCGTAATCCTCCTGAGGAGGCCGCGGAAGTTGGCGAGCCGGTGGCAGCAGACGAGATGTGCCGCAGATCAAGGTGACTTTCCTTCTCGTGTTTCAAGTGGTGGGCTATTATTAAAGGAGGTTTTGGGAGATTTGTCTGAGTAG